One Leptospira saintgironsiae DNA segment encodes these proteins:
- a CDS encoding EAL domain-containing response regulator: protein MTDSRNSKKLLILDDEEEIAKILGEIAVDCGFEVSLSHTAPDFLDKVDPSFDCVILDLMIPGMDGVDVIRFLSEKEVHPDVILISGADRRTLHSAETLAGEYGLHIAAVMEKPIRVSDIRNTLSAIAEKESDISSRTKTGGKGKSGPTFEKEEVLDAVRSDQFVLYYQPKFDLKTGRVEGFEALVRWNHPKLGLVFPDSFLPLMEKEISILNLMTEKIIDIALDETRIWHTNGRKLRVAVNVSPVTLTELDFPERILAKIKNKGIPQSQFQMEITETGFLENIRFTQDILTRLRIRGIGLSIDDFGTGYSSLKQLHRFPFTELKIDKSFVMDSPRDRESLFICQASVDLGHKLGMNVVAEGIETAEVERLMKEAGCDVGQGYYYSKPVHPEKIPEILSKFG, encoded by the coding sequence ATGACGGATTCAAGAAATTCTAAAAAACTTCTGATCCTGGATGACGAAGAAGAAATCGCAAAGATCTTGGGAGAGATCGCAGTAGATTGTGGTTTCGAGGTTTCATTATCTCATACTGCTCCTGATTTTTTAGACAAAGTAGATCCAAGTTTTGATTGTGTGATCTTGGATCTAATGATTCCAGGAATGGATGGAGTGGACGTGATCCGATTCTTATCCGAGAAAGAAGTTCATCCTGATGTGATCTTGATCTCCGGTGCTGACAGAAGGACACTTCATAGTGCGGAGACATTAGCTGGGGAATATGGACTACATATCGCAGCAGTTATGGAAAAACCAATCCGAGTTTCCGATATCAGAAATACATTATCTGCGATTGCTGAAAAAGAATCAGACATTTCTTCCCGCACCAAAACTGGTGGAAAAGGAAAATCAGGTCCTACATTCGAAAAGGAAGAAGTTTTAGATGCGGTTCGTTCCGATCAGTTTGTATTATATTATCAACCTAAGTTCGATCTAAAAACAGGAAGGGTAGAAGGTTTCGAGGCACTAGTAAGATGGAACCATCCAAAATTAGGATTAGTGTTCCCTGATTCATTTTTACCTTTGATGGAAAAAGAAATTAGCATCTTAAATCTGATGACGGAGAAAATTATAGATATCGCATTAGATGAGACTAGGATCTGGCATACAAACGGACGAAAGCTACGTGTAGCGGTTAACGTTTCACCCGTAACTTTGACAGAGTTGGACTTTCCTGAGAGGATCCTTGCTAAAATTAAGAATAAAGGAATACCACAAAGCCAATTCCAAATGGAGATCACAGAGACTGGATTTTTAGAGAATATTCGTTTTACTCAAGATATCTTAACCAGGCTCAGGATCAGAGGGATCGGTTTATCCATTGATGATTTCGGCACGGGTTATTCTTCCCTGAAACAATTACATAGATTTCCATTTACAGAACTGAAGATAGATAAGTCCTTCGTTATGGACTCCCCAAGGGATAGGGAATCCTTGTTTATTTGTCAGGCTTCTGTTGATTTAGGGCATAAGTTAGGGATGAATGTCGTCGCAGAAGGAATAGAAACTGCAGAAGTGGAAAGATTGATGAAGGAAGCTGGTTGCGATGTAGGGCAGGGTTATTATTATTCTAAACCTGTTCATCCTGAAAAAATCCCAGAAATTCTTTCCAAATTCGGTTAA
- a CDS encoding PAS domain S-box protein, whose protein sequence is MRSSILIIENREEEYKWIRTLLGGIESFSPNCTRALDFQEALEKTKTEFFDVILFQYNSKNNLEVLEKARILPPLITIAENQESKEALKNSKISFSDIFLKENVNTDLLDRSIRLVLQAKTTEENLNLLKIGIERSKDIFLITEASPIDEPGPKIVYVNGAFERLTGYKREEVLGKTPRILQGPKTDRAVLDRIRKSISEGKPSFEEIINYDKDGKEYWIEMDIFPIVNEQGVVTHLMGIERDITERRNTEERIRHSQKMEAVGQLAGGMAHDFNNLLNVILANLDLLEMKLKDSEELMKRVRSAQDAIQRGVEINKRLLAFSRKQALNPESCDVNRVLKDFVPILDRIRTEKIEIEYEIADDKTVCDIEKTGLENAILNLALNARDAMPDGGKIFISTGFVHNGDSKGPKISGLEAKDYFLVTVTDTGTGMDDITKARIFDPFFSTKGGGKGTGLGLTMVYGFVKQSNGFLKVITAPEYGSSFLIFLPLHEQSKDEQLIATKKKTLVMEENRETAELACVYLRELGYEPHVSSDMKRLAKFFSGDTEISFVLLDLQLADSKGIDLKKEMERFGSGKIIATSSSRGESLELPNTIPLVRKPYTKTSLKEAVRNIGEILP, encoded by the coding sequence ATGCGGTCCAGTATTTTAATCATAGAAAATAGGGAAGAAGAATACAAATGGATCCGAACTCTATTAGGGGGTATCGAATCTTTCTCCCCTAATTGTACGAGAGCCTTGGACTTTCAAGAAGCCTTGGAAAAGACCAAGACTGAATTTTTTGACGTTATACTATTTCAATATAATTCCAAAAATAATTTAGAAGTACTGGAGAAGGCCCGGATCCTTCCCCCCTTGATTACAATCGCGGAAAATCAAGAAAGTAAAGAAGCACTCAAAAATTCCAAAATTTCATTCTCTGATATATTTCTTAAAGAGAATGTAAATACTGATCTATTAGATCGTTCTATACGACTTGTGCTACAAGCTAAGACGACAGAAGAAAATCTTAATCTTCTTAAGATAGGTATAGAAAGATCCAAAGATATTTTTTTGATTACTGAAGCTTCTCCTATAGATGAACCAGGACCAAAGATAGTATATGTAAATGGTGCCTTTGAAAGATTAACTGGTTATAAAAGAGAAGAAGTATTAGGAAAAACTCCTAGGATCCTGCAAGGTCCTAAAACAGATAGAGCAGTATTAGATCGGATCCGAAAATCAATCTCGGAAGGAAAACCTTCTTTCGAAGAGATTATCAATTACGATAAAGATGGAAAAGAATATTGGATAGAGATGGATATCTTTCCTATCGTGAATGAACAAGGCGTTGTTACCCATTTAATGGGGATAGAAAGAGATATTACAGAAAGACGAAATACAGAAGAGAGAATCAGACATTCCCAAAAGATGGAGGCTGTGGGACAACTCGCAGGTGGAATGGCCCATGACTTTAATAATTTATTAAATGTAATATTAGCAAATCTAGATCTTCTCGAAATGAAGCTGAAAGATTCTGAAGAACTGATGAAAAGAGTTCGATCCGCACAAGACGCTATACAAAGAGGAGTCGAGATCAATAAAAGACTCCTTGCTTTTTCTAGAAAGCAGGCCTTGAACCCGGAATCATGTGACGTAAACCGGGTATTAAAGGATTTTGTTCCAATTCTGGATAGGATCAGGACTGAAAAAATCGAAATAGAATACGAGATCGCAGATGATAAGACGGTTTGCGACATAGAAAAGACCGGACTCGAGAATGCGATACTCAATCTTGCTTTAAATGCGAGAGATGCTATGCCAGATGGTGGTAAAATATTTATTTCTACCGGATTTGTGCATAACGGAGACTCTAAGGGCCCTAAAATTTCCGGTTTGGAAGCAAAGGATTATTTTCTGGTCACCGTTACTGACACGGGCACAGGCATGGACGATATCACTAAGGCCCGTATTTTTGATCCGTTTTTTTCGACCAAGGGAGGAGGAAAAGGAACCGGTTTGGGATTGACCATGGTTTACGGTTTTGTAAAACAATCGAACGGTTTTTTGAAAGTTATCACAGCCCCGGAATATGGTTCCAGTTTTCTAATATTCTTACCTTTGCATGAACAGTCAAAGGACGAGCAACTTATTGCGACCAAAAAGAAAACTTTGGTCATGGAAGAAAATAGAGAAACTGCTGAATTGGCTTGTGTATACTTAAGAGAATTGGGCTACGAACCTCATGTGAGTTCGGATATGAAACGATTGGCAAAATTTTTCTCAGGTGACACAGAAATCTCTTTCGTATTGTTGGACCTTCAACTAGCGGATTCTAAAGGAATAGATCTAAAAAAAGAAATGGAAAGATTTGGTTCCGGAAAAATAATCGCAACTTCTTCGAGCCGAGGAGAAAGTTTAGAACTTCCTAATACTATTCCTCTGGTCCGAAAACCTTATACTAAAACCTCATTGAAAGAAGCGGTTCGCAATATCGGAGAAATTCTTCCATGA
- a CDS encoding PP2C family protein-serine/threonine phosphatase produces MGKNRIPHWLLGSTLFFFFLGCQPGRESPKVIQGILDLRQWNFQTDGNIHLDGEWEFYWNRLLPDTNPKEQTSSISYIKVPSKWDKGRNVSHKYPSYGFASYRAKVLLPEANTQLSLKISSISSSYTLFVNGKEISKGGNTGKEESEYSPGYKPGVFSFISDKPELEIIIHVSNYKYSNGSGIWNPIQLGSVADIQQLSLRATMLDSITFGTLFVMSLYHFTFYLMRRRDPSALFFAVLCMCIALRVSFYGERIFYNVFPLFKNYEFSVRGEILFLFLLLPGTILYVQSIFKEQFKKDKVFNIIFYLSLLLVFSAAFLPTKLFTMSFFINSLEIMMLGILTYLFFRLAFMSIKKIEGARICFFSLVVNLITVANDVLYLNKFIDSFYMVHYGVLALVLSQCVLLASRFSKGFVLAEDLGVELKKLNINLEQIVVERTENLNESLKLLKGDLSLAKKLQQKTLPTLNLNGKNVSIHPYYLPMSEIGGDYYDIFELEPGYFRLFLVDATGHGVQAALLTMTIKAEFESIKFTKDEPSRILELLNAACCQKYRSINIIFSAVLADIDLNNNVLYYSSAGHPPQVLKQKQEGADYLYSRGPIIGLKKEATYKNVTVPLLPGNRIFFFSDGIFEEFDQEKKEFGENRVLSILSRNTGIQEVAEDLISELQIFVGPRGFQDDVTLLAVEVH; encoded by the coding sequence TTGGGCAAGAATAGAATACCGCATTGGCTCTTAGGATCTACACTATTCTTCTTTTTTTTAGGCTGCCAACCAGGAAGGGAAAGCCCTAAAGTCATACAAGGTATCTTGGATCTTAGGCAATGGAATTTCCAAACGGACGGAAATATCCATCTGGATGGAGAATGGGAATTTTATTGGAATAGGCTTCTTCCAGATACCAATCCTAAAGAACAAACATCCTCAATCTCCTATATAAAGGTCCCATCAAAATGGGACAAAGGACGTAACGTCTCTCATAAATATCCGAGCTATGGTTTTGCAAGTTATAGGGCCAAAGTATTATTGCCTGAAGCAAATACTCAACTCAGTCTTAAGATCTCTTCTATCAGCTCCTCTTATACTTTATTCGTAAATGGAAAAGAGATCTCTAAAGGAGGAAATACAGGAAAAGAAGAATCTGAATATTCTCCAGGTTATAAACCAGGGGTTTTTAGTTTTATCTCAGACAAACCTGAGTTGGAGATTATAATCCATGTTTCGAATTATAAATATTCTAATGGGTCCGGGATCTGGAATCCAATCCAATTAGGAAGTGTTGCTGATATCCAACAACTTTCCTTAAGAGCGACTATGCTGGATTCAATCACGTTCGGGACCTTGTTCGTGATGTCATTATATCATTTTACATTTTATTTAATGAGAAGAAGAGACCCTTCTGCTTTATTCTTTGCTGTGCTTTGCATGTGTATCGCACTTAGAGTTTCCTTTTATGGAGAAAGGATCTTTTATAACGTATTTCCACTTTTCAAAAACTATGAGTTTTCGGTAAGAGGAGAGATACTATTCTTATTTCTACTTTTGCCAGGAACAATTCTGTATGTCCAATCCATATTCAAGGAACAATTCAAAAAGGATAAAGTATTCAATATTATATTTTACTTAAGTCTTCTTTTGGTTTTTTCTGCCGCATTCCTTCCTACAAAATTATTCACAATGTCTTTCTTCATTAATTCTTTAGAAATAATGATGCTTGGAATTTTGACCTATTTGTTTTTTAGATTAGCATTCATGTCTATAAAAAAGATAGAAGGAGCCAGAATTTGTTTTTTCAGCCTAGTAGTAAATTTGATCACAGTAGCAAATGATGTTCTGTATTTGAATAAGTTTATAGATTCTTTCTATATGGTTCATTACGGAGTTCTAGCTCTTGTTCTATCCCAATGCGTATTACTTGCCTCTAGATTTTCCAAAGGATTCGTTCTTGCGGAAGATTTGGGTGTGGAACTTAAAAAACTGAATATAAATTTAGAACAGATCGTAGTTGAAAGGACCGAAAATCTAAACGAATCTTTAAAACTTTTAAAAGGAGACCTTTCTCTTGCTAAAAAGTTACAACAGAAAACTCTGCCCACTCTCAATTTAAACGGAAAGAATGTATCGATTCATCCATATTATCTTCCTATGTCGGAGATAGGAGGAGATTATTACGATATTTTCGAACTGGAGCCGGGTTATTTCAGACTATTCTTGGTAGATGCGACAGGTCATGGAGTGCAAGCAGCACTTCTTACAATGACTATTAAGGCAGAGTTTGAAAGTATCAAGTTCACCAAGGATGAACCTTCTCGTATATTAGAGTTATTAAATGCAGCTTGCTGCCAAAAATATAGAAGTATTAATATTATATTCTCAGCAGTATTAGCTGATATAGATCTGAATAATAATGTTCTGTATTATTCTTCTGCGGGTCATCCTCCTCAGGTTTTAAAACAAAAACAGGAAGGTGCAGATTATTTATATTCCAGAGGGCCAATCATAGGCCTAAAAAAAGAAGCTACCTATAAGAATGTGACAGTGCCTCTTCTTCCGGGGAATAGGATCTTTTTCTTTTCAGATGGTATTTTTGAAGAATTCGATCAGGAAAAAAAGGAATTCGGAGAAAATAGAGTTTTATCTATTTTGAGTAGAAATACTGGTATTCAAGAAGTGGCAGAGGATCTGATCTCTGAACTACAAATTTTTGTAGGACCGAGAGGTTTTCAGGATGATGTCACTTTACTTGCAGTAGAAGTGCATTAA